In the genome of Fervidobacterium gondwanense DSM 13020, one region contains:
- a CDS encoding response regulator has product MKVLVVDDSDVLRKITVFNLKKIGFDVEEAIDGIDGLEKMKTWQPDVVILDIMMPRMDGFAVLKEMRRDENIKNIPVIVLTAKGGQDDEQIALSLGAKKVLTKPFSPTQLIEEVRSLANE; this is encoded by the coding sequence ATGAAAGTACTTGTTGTTGACGATTCAGATGTCCTTAGAAAAATAACGGTTTTTAACCTTAAAAAAATCGGATTTGACGTGGAAGAAGCAATAGATGGAATAGATGGACTTGAAAAGATGAAAACTTGGCAACCAGATGTTGTAATTTTGGACATAATGATGCCAAGAATGGATGGATTTGCTGTCCTCAAAGAGATGAGGAGAGATGAAAACATAAAGAATATTCCTGTCATTGTCTTGACTGCAAAGGGTGGGCAAGATGACGAACAAATTGCCTTATCCTTAGGTGCAAAAAAAGTTCTTACAAAACCATTCAGCCCAACTCAGCTCATTGAAGAAGTGAGGAGTTTGGCGAATGAATGA